The genomic interval CTCCGCAGCAAATTGAATGGGCGATACCTTTGAAGAGGCAGCAATACTCGCGGTAAAATGCGCCTTCTCGTCAGACACAATAGAGTGTAGACCCTGGCATAGCGGTTCTGGGTCTCTCGAGCTCGCGTGGGAGAAGTCCGCTTAGGGTTTACGGTTTCCGAGCGAAAAGAGAAGTGACTCGCGCTAGTGCAGGGAATCTCGGCGGAAGCCGCAGGGAGAAAAGAACTCACAAGCGGCAGACGGAAAGAGCCAGCGGGAGCGCGATCTCTTGAAGAAAAGAAGTTGAAGAAGAAAATCCGTTTTGCTAACTAAGGAATGGGCActggcggagaaggaagactcGCAGGCCATGTGCGTAGACGGAAAACAAAACGTTGCATGCAAAGAAACCAGAAAGGAAAGAGACTGTCTACAGccagcccccccccggccTCCGGTGTACGCCACACGCAGCTCTGCTCTTAGactttttcctcctctctcaattgctgtcttcttcctctacCTCCCGGAGCGAAGTTTGGGGTTTAGGGATTTCGAGCTTAGAACTGTCATGTGTGCGCGAGCGCATCCCAGAAAGGAAAAACACAGAAGGAGCaaagcgtctgcgcgcggcagctcagtccgacgcggagaagaggagaaagatCCCACGTGTTTGAAATGACGGCGAAAAGACAACAACAGCAAGCCCGAGAACAGAAAGGTCGTAGAGGAGAGAGTTGAAGgatcgcgccgccggcttcAACGCCAGAGGcaaagcagcgaggcgatTACGCATTTCCATGCAACTTGGACTCGCGGAGGATTCGAGAGAAACTCAGAGGCGCGAAAGCGTGGCCGTCAGCCTTAAAAAATTTGCTCTGAAACTCAACCCTGAAGCACACACAACTCACATATTTCACGGATCTTCCACGGGCGTCGCCCTGCTCGGTATCCGTCTTGCTCGCTTCGAAACTGCCGTCTTTTGCTTTAGCTTCTGGTTTCCCGTAGTTCTCGTTTGACGTTTCTGTCTCAGGGCTTGCTTCTTGAGCGCTGCCACCATTTTAGTTAGCTCTCcctttcgtttttttcccGTTTACCGTTTATATTCCTTCTCTCTATCTCTTTGTCTGCCTACGTGCGCTGTCGAGAATCTCGCTCGCccgcttctctctgtttttcctATCAagcgccgcttctctctgttcTGCAGATTTCCCTGGACTTCCGCAGATTCGCCAGGCTCTTTGCTGTAGAACTCACCAttggagacgcagcgcgtgCAGAAAGCACTCGAGGCTGTCCATGCAGATCATGACGAAAAACGTGATGACCGCAAAGAGCGGGAAAAGAAGCACGAACTGgggacagacagacagacacacagatGTCAGGCCGCGTTGTTTTCTGACGCGATCGAGCCGACCCGCTGCAGCCCAAcccgcttcctctccgctgaGTCGCCGCGACTTCCTCGCTGGAGAGAGTTTCGCATGCTCTGAGCTTTCTGTCTGGTATAGCGGCTCTTCCCTACCTTGATGGTCATGGCAAAGGCTCCGACGCCCggctgcagagcgacgccgagcgttttttcgaagaagacgagcgagagCTGCTGGTGAGCCAGGGAGAGAGCCCAGAGACGGAGGTAGCTAGCTGTGTTGGAGATCGTGCCGAGGACGAACTCGATCGTTTCAATCATTTGGTGAATGAAGACTTCGCTgatctcttcctcctcgcggggGGAGCCGTCCGCGACGGAGCCCGCCGCCGTGCTCACATCGTCAAAGAGCCTATCatcgccgccgaagcggtCGCggtgcgcgcccgccccccgcggcggcttcgccctcgaGACGCTCTCCGCGatggagaaggaggcgaccgTTGAGGGTGGCTGCAtctcgctgtcgtcgccgcggcggctcagCGTGCCGTGTACCACgcccgaggcgagcgccgagcgcgaagaggacgcgaaaGCCAACCCCGAGTCCGCGCCGAAGCGCCCTCCGACTTCCACACCCGCCGCTGGGCGATGGAGGCGGTAAGGGaccgaggcagacgcgccactCGCCGGCGCGAAAGACGCCGCCCGCTCGCGCTTGTGCCGAATCCACAGCCAAGTCGGCTTCGCGAGAAGCATCACGGGGATGCAGAGCAACACCACCACTCGCAAAATCTgaacacacacatacacacatatatacatatatacacctatatatatataatatattATGTCTATGTATGTGAGTGCGGACAGGGAGTGGAGGACGCATCCTGCATCTACCAACTCGTGCTGCGCGTGgactcctcgccgtctcacACACTCGTGCAAAGCCGCACACCGTGCCCAAAAAAGCCCAAGACcggcatgcagagacacaaATGCGCGTGACCGCCCCGCGAAGCGACAGACTGCGGACACACATGCGCTTCGCTCGGGCtttccgcgccgctccctgcaccagcgcatgcggcgacaGAGCCGCACGAACGCGAAACTCTGCGTGTGTATGGCATTCTGCATGTCTATGGCGATCTTTCTACGTCCTGCGACGGTCTTCTTGCCTGTTGAATTCGCGCTTGTCCTTCAAACATGATGAGAGACGCGTCTGGCTCGACTCCGCCCATGTGCATGTCGATGAGGACGTTGATCAGGGAAGGCTTTGCGAACTCGCCGACGGGCGTGAGCCACTTAAAGACGATGAGAAAGGCCATGTAGCCAATCAGCGAGACGAACAAGAGCAACTGCGGCACGGCCTCGAAGAAGAAATCCAAAAACTGGCCAAAGTACAAGGCGTTCAACGCCTTGAGCAAAATTCCCAACAGCATCTGGAAAAATCCAACCTGCATACATGCGAAACAACGCGCAGAAACGAAAGACACACTCTCAGGGTGACGACTGCCAAATCGCCCACACTTTCAACCTCACGCCGCATAGGTGCGGCCCCCGAACCGCGCAGCGCTCACAGATGTACAAGTATATTTATATTATGTTTATATGCAAAGCCGTACACTCAGACAGAAATACAAAAAAATGTATAAAAAAAAGTATATAAATAcaagtacatatataaatatagacTAGTGTCTTGACAAGTGTGGACGCATGCACATGCTTCTGCACGTCTGCGTTGCATGCGAATTTGCGGCGCGTGGGTTTCGCGTCGACGCACGATGACGGAGAACTTCATTTTGAAGGAGTTGAACATGAGGAGTTCGTTCACCGCGCCTTTCCAGGCAGGGTCGAAGCCGAAGGGGTAGGGGAAGCTCTCGCGCATCGGCTCCagcggctcgccctcgcgttcGTGGaaggtcgcgggcgcggcaggcgacgaggcgaaggaggaaaacgcagcagacggccaCTTCCGCGTCTGGAGGGTCTGTGGCACGACTTGCCACCGCGAGCCGAACAAATCGACGCCCAGCGAAAGTACGTCGTTGTACACCAGCCCCGCGTACGTCGCGTAGAGACCGAGCAACAGAATCATGTGCCTGagcacagagaggcgcgcgcccaCGTATGTGAAGAAATTGAAaaacgcaggcgccagaCAAAAACCGCGACCCCGCAGCTCACACACTGCCCAGTGCCTGGAGCGGCGCGACCACAGGCTACGCGTCGGcgacacgcatgcatgcatccacaGACACGAATCTATACACTGCAGAAACAAGCACACACATGTACacagatatgtatatatacgcatacataaatatgtacccatatatatttatatatgtgcatTTATGCGTGTATGCAGAAGGCATGTATAGATACGGATGGGTAAGGAATGAGCCCCTCGAGATGCGGAGCGCGTGCTTGGAAGGCGGGCGTGACGCTCTGCTCCAGCGCGAGGCTGTGAGAGCCTTTTTCGACTTTTTTCCGAGAAACGCACCTGCCGTCAAGGAGCATGTCGACGGTCTCGCCCTTGAATCTGAGGACGCGGTTGTGGCTCTTGATGTagaagagagccgcggcgatgCACAGCAGGACGAGGCCGTGCCCGATGTCGCCATACATGATGCCAAAGAGGAAGGGGAAGAACACGCAGGCAAAGACCGCAGGATTCGCCTCCTTGTACCGCGGCACGCCATACGTGTCAACCAGCTGCTGAAACGGCGTCAGGAACGCAGGCAAGCGGAAGAAagtcggcggcgaagaggatgCCGAACACGAcggctgcagaagaaggaacgCGGAGGCACGCTGCAGCAAAAGCCAAAAAACACAGACACAGGGGCGCGAAAACCCGATAGAAATCGCCCGGCGGAAACCCTGTACAGAGAGGACCATTGCAGTCGATAAGTCGAAGTCGTCACTACACTCGCATGCCCTCTCTGTGGGTTTTTCCTTGTCTCGCCAAGCGTCAACGGACGCTGGGGCGCCAGACAAATCTGATTCCCAGAGGGCAGCTCCTGAGTGTCTGCTTTTCACGCCCTCGCgtcgagggagagacgccTCGGCCTACACTTTTGCTGCTTTGCTCGGCGATGACGAGGCGGAGTCGGGCTTCCTCGTGGGCGGGGAACCAGCAGTCCGCGCGAACCGTCACGTCGCTGGCCTCGAAGAAGTTCAGCGTCGCGTAgatcgccttctccttcacGCAGAATCTGCGCCACTCCTCAATCAgtggcctgcgccgccgcagcggcgcggcgtcgtcgtcgagctCGATGGGCTCGAGCAGAATGGATATTTCAGAGAGGAAGTACTGCTCGtagccgcgcagcgccttctctttGTCTGCAAGGAGCGCAGAGACGTCCGCGAAGCgtttctccgcttcgccgcatGACGAAGGCCACCGGTAGCAGCGCGCGTTGAacgctgcgcagagacgcatcACCTTCTcgaacgccgcagacgccggcgaccgccCGCCCTGGTAGTACGTCACGAAGAGCGACTTGGACTCGAGCGTCTTCTAAACAAACAAAACGCGGAGAGACATGCAGCCAAAAGGTCAGAATtggcggaagaaggagaggggaACGCGCAGTGAGACGCAAACGCGTCACACCCCACACaacacgcgagagaagagagagcgaggcagaaaaaGTGAGAAAGTGAggtgcatgcacgcggaaAAAGCGACGATGGAGAAAGATTTCCAGCAGGAAGCACGTGAGGCGAAAGACGCTCTCAGCGGCGcaacagaaaaaagacaTGAAAACGCTGCGAAGCGGAACAGGAGACCCTTCTTCTGGCGCGTACCGCATAGTCCGCGGGGAAACCGCGCAGATCTGCCGGCTGAAAGTAGGTGTACGCGTTACCGCGCATCGATCTGAAGAGCGCACGCGCGAATTTCTCCTATACAAACGCAAAGACAAGCAAGATTTGCGCGCGGCTAACTCCTGTCTAAACAGAAAGAAGCGCACTCTGTATGCGGGCCTAACGCAAATGCCGGCGatgtccgccgccgctctgccAAGCGACGGAAAACAAAGTCGGATGTCACGGCGACGCCGTCTGAAACATGCGGCGAGTCTCGACGGAAAACAACACGCGAGTCAGTTCACTCAGAATTCGCCACCGCCTGCCTAGGCGCTGCTGTCAGAGGGTACGTCCCTACATATGCGGTACCTGTCTCTGAAGAAATATCTCTCGCGACTACgggagcgcatgcagacaaaaatacatgtatatatgtatagaagGATGAAAGGCAAAGTGAGAGGTGAACACGAGAGATCTGAACATTACAGACTCAGTGAGAGACAGCAGGCACTTTGCAATGAGTTACCTGGTCGCAGCTGTTGATGACGCCGGCAACGGAAGAGAAGGCCATGGATCGAAACTCGGACCCGAGCTCCTCGCCGAAACCCTCTGCCCCCCTgtggggcgaggcgccgcgaccgcctaGGGCTCCACCGGGGACTCCCGCCTCCAAAAGGGACAGGCTGGCGGTCGATTCGaacagcagcgacgaggatCCGCGTCGATGCGCCGCAAGGCTGTGACAAAGAAAAACACGAAGACAGAGTCGCCGGCATGAGAAATAAGAAAAGAAGCGAACGCCCAGCCGCGAGCGGGGAGGAGaccgcggcgagacgccgagcaGCACGCGAAGGCACAGACGAGTGCGTGCCCAGCGGAAAGAGTGTGGCTGAAGCAGAgggaaggcgcgaggcgcacaaagagaagaagagagtctcgaggagaggaaaaaggGCACAAAAAAGAAGCACCAACGTGCAGAGAGGGCGAACGCATACTCCGTGCGGAGAAAGATACGACGCAGGCACGCGACACGAGGCAGAAAACCGAGCTGGGGGAGGGAGGAAGTGGCCGCGCGACAGCAAGGTGTGGGTTGGGAGCCTCACAGGCAGAGAATGGAGATTGCAGAGTccagcgcagacgaagagagcggcaTTCCGACGTCCGTTAGGGGCGATCGCCGAGATGAACGAGACAAAAGCCAAACAGAGACACAGACGCACAGCACACAACGAACTCACAACGCAAATAAAGCGAGTGCAGTCTATATCCTTTTCATCTGCGCCGGCGTGGAAACGCATCGCAGACGCGCTCGCGAAAAGGAAAAACACGAAACACACCACCGCATGACTCCGAGCCTCGCCGACGCGTGCGCATCCACACGGAGAACGCCAAGGGAaaaggaggaaggagaaaaagagggagGACACAAATCAATCCAGAACGAGGCCTGTCTCGCGCGTTAGTGCTCGCGCGGGAGACTGCTGGTACAGCAGATGTGAAGTCGCCGGACGGACCGGGACGGATTCGAAGAGCGAAATAAAGCGACGACTACCGAGGATAACTCACAGCTGATTCACGCGAGCGAGAAACGCTGGAGGAACCGCTGTGAAGGCGAACCCAGGCAGCAGACAGGCCGGCGCAAAGCATCAGTCTCCGCGGGAGAAAGGAAGGGCACCAACGTAGGAGGACGGAGTTCAACAGAGGCCCAaaaaaggagacgccgccagaGCGTCAAACGCAGAAAGACAAAGAAGACCACAGAAGTGAGGAGAGAAGTGAATCATCTGACGGAGAAGGACGCACAACGAAGCCAGAGATAAGAAAAAAAAGGGAGAAGGCGCCAAGTACCTGTCTTGGAATCCGCCGGTCGAATTCGAGCCGCGGTCGTTCTGACCGGGCAACGCGAGTTGATGAAGTGCGAGGAGAAGCAAACATGTCTCTTCAATCTGAGCAGAAAACAGAAATTCAGAAACTTCAGAACGGTGGAGAACCGCAAAGTCAATGGTATATAAGAGATTACATTATGCTAGCAAAGAACCgtcatatttatatatataggcaCGAATATGCATGTGTGCTTCCACGTTGTGGCCTGCGCGGACACgcaggagacgacgcgcgtcCCTGTAGCGGTCTCCGCGTGGCTGCCACACGTTCGTGTAGGGCTGTTGCACCGGAAATCCTCGAgtcatctctgagacaggattattttTCAGCATTCTTTACAACGCATGCCGCGTATATGCgacctctgcatgcgcgtggacTGCTGTGAATGCGCGTGgttgcccccccccctcccctctggctggctgcgcgcgcgtacCGCGGCATTCCTTTGTCGCAGGAGGTCTTCGTTGTTTTGCGAGAATCTCACGAACTGCGTGTAGAGCCGGCtaagcgcctcctcgacttTGTCCAACTGGAAacccgacgcgccgccgcgggatGCTGCGAGGCGGCTATGGGCGCTGTCGAAGCCGGCCTGAGGgtctccgcgctctctcgcgcgttctTCGGCAGAGATGATGCGCTGGCGCTCTTCCAggtcgcggagcccgcggTGGCCTTCCTCGAGTTCCTGCTCGGAGCGGCGCCCGTCCTCTGGGCGCCCACCCGACAGCGAGAACGttcgcagcgaggcgcgcgaagagccgcggaggccgcgttgggcctccgcgtctgacgcctcgtcctcgctgtcgctcacGTCCAGGTTGGTGTCTTGAAGCCGCGTCGGCATGTGCTTCTCGATTTCGGCAAACAAGAACCGCAAAATTCGCTCCATCTCCTCCAGCCGCTGCACGTAGCGCTTGTACTGACGGCTCATCGACTGCGCGTTCATCTGCGGACAGGCGCCGACCCAAGCCGAGGGAAAAAGAAACAAATAGAGCCCACAAACGCGGGATATCGCACACAGCGACGGGAAACACacgggcggcgaaggcggcaagGCGAAGCAAAAAGAAAAtggagacacacacgcagctgcCCGTCGCAGGGGGCAGCGGAAGGGGCGAGAGAGGGTGAAGAAAGgcagacgcatgcgagaTGGCGAACATGGCCACAGCCAGAGAAAACAGAcagaaggaagcgaaaaaACAGAGGCGAGGTGAGGCAACGCAGACTTACATCGACGAACTGAACCTGAACGCTGGAGCCAATCGCATCCAAAAAGTCGCGCGCTCCCTCGCTCGGGAGGACGAGCGTCCCGCGGCTCATCGTCTGGAACAAACAGACAGAAGAAACACCGAAACGGCGGAAAGTAAAAGAAGGAGGCGTCTCTCCCAACGCTCTGTCTGGCGGCATTGCAGAGAACTCCACGACCCCGGCGCCCGAGTCTCTGAGGCACTCACATATACACCTACATGCTCACAtatgcacatacatacatgcgtATATGCTTGGGGATGCTATGCCTTATCGTGGCTACAGACACATATACAAGCCTGATGTTCCAACCCCGGTATCCACGCTGCATCTACGGATGCGGTAGGCCTGTGTGTATGTGCGTACGTGGAGGGACTGAATCGCCGCCTGTCACGTGCTTTCTCTCTGAGCGTGCAGCCGCGCAAGAGCTCCGCGGGGCGCATTCTTTTGAGCGTACCTCAGACCGGAAAATCCCCATATTggcggacgcagacgcgaaaaacagaaagGAGAAAGTCACGATGAGCGAGAAAAAGGCaagaaggcgggcgcgcaggcgtcgaaAAGTGCGCTGGTAGAGTGTTGGGGTATAGGGTTTGAAccaaggagaggaaggcagagacCGCAAcgaaagagaaaacaagAAAACCACGAGGGAGGCTCCGGAGAGAACGACGCAGACaaagaaaaagcagagagcaagggcagcgcgcagaggacgcgagagGGCAAGGGAAGCCGACTTTCCGAAGGCGAATCAGacgggagagacagcgaaagACAGACGAACAGCAGGACTATACCGTGGAAACCCGAGGGCAACAATGAATAAGATGAAAGACTCCGCCATCAGCCAGGTCATGGCGTGCCGCTGAAAAGCAGGAACTAAGACAGGAACTAAGACAAACCGATGCGCGGAAAGAGCAAACATGGGGCGCAGAAGTCGAAGGAAAAAGAATGAGCGACGAGACGATGGAGACGACAGAGActgagagcgaggcgggagTGAGCAAGACAATGAGAAtcaagaggaagaaaagacgaACAACTGAGAAGCTGATGAGCCTACCCAACTTCCGTTGACTTGGCCTCCAGAAGAAAACTGGGCATCCCAGCCCGTCATCTCCCTCCCAAAAAATTCCGGAAAAGCCTCGAAATTTCCCGTGTCAAGACATGCACCATGCACTTGTGAACAAATATACAGGAAGTCTGTGGTGCATTCTAGAGTACATGCACCGAGATTTCCAAGAAACAAGCTACGCGGGCCTCCGTATGTGCCGGCGCACATGAGCGTCTTCCAGCGCACCTGTCGGTCGCcagccacgcgcagcagaaagcCGCACAGACGAAATTCTCCCGCGTGTTTTATCCGCGGAGAGAAGTGAGAGAAGCGTGAGCATTTCTGTTGTGGAGCCGGAGCGTCTTGTCCTCTGTCTCACTCCGCAGGGCAGGCGTCAGCACTCgccatctctctctcgttgCCTCGACTATACCTTGCAAACGGAAATGCCCAAtccagaggaggaagacacTTTCGAGGACGCTGCCACGAAATCTTAGAAGAAACGACTAAAAAAGGCCCGAACGAGCACAGGATGGCAGTGTCTAAAAACCTGTCACGTCCCGCCTGTGTTTCCGCCTTTTCGCACGTTGGGCTACCCCCTGTGTCGggttcttctccttcctccacCTTCTTCACCACACGCTTTTCCTCCCTCCTTTCTGTCGCCTGGCTCCGTGTTTATGTCCAAAAGAAAACAGTCTGCTATTTGTCGGCGAtcacgccgcagcgagagccgctcgcgcgaaGAATACCCGCCAGACGGGAgtgcggagaaggcgacttGTCTCTGCGCAAATCGCCGAGCGGGATACACCGCGCGCGGGTACCTCCACCGCAGAACtcgagagacggcgaaagCAAGGAACGAAAATGCTCCACAACAAAGCTTTTCCTGCAGACAGAGCACTCGAGGAGCTCTCCTGTCTTGCCTTAAAAGGGTCCTGAAGCATAGAGAACACCAGcacgcctcgctctccaaGGCACGGAACTGCG from Besnoitia besnoiti strain Bb-Ger1 chromosome XI, whole genome shotgun sequence carries:
- a CDS encoding putative vacuolar proton translocating ATPase subunit (encoded by transcript BESB_019690) — protein: MGIFRSETMSRGTLVLPSEGARDFLDAIGSSVQVQFVDMNAQSMSRQYKRYVQRLEEMERILRFLFAEIEKHMPTRLQDTNLDVSDSEDEASDAEAQRGLRGSSRASLRTFSLSGGRPEDGRRSEQELEEGHRGLRDLEERQRIISAEERARERGDPQAGFDSAHSRLAASRGGASGFQLDKVEEALSRLYTQFVRFSQNNEDLLRQRNAAIEETCLLLLALHQLALPGQNDRGSNSTGGFQDSLAAHRRGSSSLLFESTASLSLLEAGVPGGALGGRGASPHRGAEGFGEELGSEFRSMAFSSVAGVINSCDQEKFARALFRSMRGNAYTYFQPADLRGFPADYAKTLESKSLFVTYYQGGRSPASAAFEKVMRLCAAFNARCYRWPSSCGEAEKRFADVSALLADKEKALRGYEQYFLSEISILLEPIELDDDAAPLRRRRPLIEEWRRFCVKEKAIYATLNFFEASDVTVRADCWFPAHEEARLRLVIAEQSSKSRASAFLLLQPSCSASSSPPTFFRLPAFLTPFQQLVDTYGVPRYKEANPAVFACVFFPFLFGIMYGDIGHGLVLLCIAAALFYIKSHNRVLRFKGETVDMLLDGRHMILLLGLYATYAGLVYNDVLSLGVDLFGSRWQVVPQTLQTRKWPSAAFSSFASSPAAPATFHEREGEPLEPMRESFPYPFGFDPAWKGAVNELLMFNSFKMKFSVIVGFFQMLLGILLKALNALYFGQFLDFFFEAVPQLLLFVSLIGYMAFLIVFKWLTPVGEFAKPSLINVLIDMHMGGVEPDASLIMFEGQARIQQILRVVVLLCIPVMLLAKPTWLWIRHKRERAASFAPASGASASVPYRLHRPAAGVEVGGRFGADSGLAFASSSRSALASGVVHGTLSRRGDDSEMQPPSTVASFSIAESVSRAKPPRGAGAHRDRFGGDDRLFDDVSTAAGSVADGSPREEEEISEVFIHQMIETIEFVLGTISNTASYLRLWALSLAHQQLSLVFFEKTLGVALQPGVGAFAMTIKFVLLFPLFAVITFFVMICMDSLECFLHALRLQWVEFQSKFFKADGHAFAPLSFSRILRESKLHGNA